In Porites lutea chromosome 7, jaPorLute2.1, whole genome shotgun sequence, a single window of DNA contains:
- the LOC140943159 gene encoding adenosine receptor A3-like has translation MDSNSSNRSAVVNPTALRGPFIDLQYLVIWCIVYLIIATFAILGNVLIIFVFSKKRNLRTRTNYFVIGLAVGDILVGTLTVPLYVTWLILLYNQDYKASSLVQTIFSPVDILSGMLSILHLMTISVERVYAIAFPLRHRTSTARINFIFLAIIWIIAAGIASLNFFIPKGPEWKGTFLIYSTLGFFVPFSVILFAYTSIWIIVKSRTKISRQRARVVRRESRTALTIFALILLFLITWLPFFSLNLVLFSCSKCAVSVPLQLVLFFKALHYCGSALNPVVYSARMPEFRRPIAILLKERRLTGSMYRRSSDRQSLRRSTIRGKDVELFDIADHQSTVSATETPDATADEKDAKKLPL, from the coding sequence ATGGATAGCAACAGCTCCAACAGATCCGCGGTAGTCAACCCAACAGCTTTAAGAGGACCGTTCATTGACCTACAATACCTAGTCATATGGTGTATAGTGTACTTAATTATCGCCACGTTCGCCATATTAGGAAACGTTCTCATTATCTTTGTGTTTTCAAAGAAACGCAATCTAAGAACAAGAAcaaattattttgtaattgGCCTGGCTGTCGGTGATATATTAGTGGGTACGCTTACAGTACCGTTGTACGTGACTTGGTTGATTCTCTTGTATAATCAAGACTATAAAGCTTCTTCCCTTGTGCAGACCATATTTAGCCCTGTGGACATTCTCTCAGGAATGTTGTCTATTCTTCACTTGATGACGATTAGTGTTGAACGAGTATATGCAATCGCCTTTCCCTTACGTCATCGTACCTCCACTGCGCGTATTAACTTTATATTCCTAGCTATAATCTGGATCATAGCCGCTGGTATTGCCTCGCTAAACTTCTTCATACCCAAAGGTCCTGAATGGAAAGGAACGTTCCTCATATACTCGACCCTTGGattttttgtacctttttctgttattttatttgcttATACATCAATATGGATTATTGTGAAGAGTAGGACAAAGATATCAAGGCAAAGAGCTCGAGTTGTCAGGAGAGAAAGTCGTACTGCTCTCACTATTTTCGCTTTGATTCTCCTCTTCCTGATCACGTGGTTGCCGTTCTTTAGTCTCAACTTGGTCTTATTTTCATGCTCTAAGTGCGCAGTCTCAGTACCTTTACAGCTTGTCTTGTTCTTTAAGGCGCTGCACTACTGTGGATCAGCGTTAAACCCCGTGGTTTACTCAGCACGCATGCCCGAGTTTCGACGCCCAATTGCCATATTGTTAAAAGAGAGAAGACTGACAGGATCTATGTATCGTCGTTCCTCGGATCGGCAATCACTGAGAAGAAGCACCATACGTGGCAAAGATGTTGAACTCTTCGATATAGCTGATCATCAAAGCACCGTCAGTGCTACTGAAACTCCCGACGCTACTGCAGATGAAAAAGACGCTAAGAAATTGCCATTATAA